A genomic segment from Lignipirellula cremea encodes:
- a CDS encoding sulfatase family protein, which produces MLLLAGIQQAVQAADASAERSPNIVVIFIDDMAYADIGPFGATGYSTPHLDQMAKEGAKFTDFVVSSAVCSASRSALLTGCYHRRIGFAGALGPSANHGISDDEVTLAELCKQKGYATACFGKWHLGHHPRFLPTSHGFDEYFGLPYSNDMWPYHPTAKFPPLPLIEGVKVINSNVTGADQEQLTTQYTEKAVDFIHRHKDQPFLLYLPHSMVHVPLYVSDKFKGKSERGLFGDVVMEVDWSVGQVMDALKKNGIDDQTLVIFTSDNGPWLSYGDHAGSSGPLREGKGTEFEGGIREPTLMRWPGKIPAGLFCDELASTIDILPTVAKLIGAQLPDHKIDGKDIRPLMFGKKDAVSPHAAFYCYYSGGELQAVRDRQWKLFFPHRYRTLNGRPGGTGGTPVNYDHTMTGLELYDLKNDVGETRNVADEHPEIVKRLQQAAEAARAELGDKLTGQKGAGVRPAGQMQPDDVRLKW; this is translated from the coding sequence ATGCTGCTGCTCGCTGGCATTCAGCAGGCCGTCCAGGCGGCGGACGCCTCGGCGGAACGCTCGCCCAACATTGTGGTGATCTTTATCGACGACATGGCGTACGCCGATATCGGTCCTTTCGGGGCGACCGGTTACTCCACGCCGCACCTGGATCAGATGGCGAAAGAGGGGGCAAAGTTCACCGACTTTGTCGTGTCGTCCGCGGTCTGTTCGGCCTCCCGTTCCGCCCTGCTGACCGGCTGTTATCATCGCCGGATCGGGTTCGCCGGCGCCCTGGGGCCGAGCGCGAATCATGGCATCAGCGACGACGAAGTCACGCTGGCGGAACTTTGCAAACAGAAGGGCTATGCGACCGCCTGTTTTGGGAAGTGGCACCTGGGACATCACCCGCGTTTCCTGCCGACCAGCCATGGCTTTGACGAGTACTTCGGCCTGCCGTATTCCAACGATATGTGGCCCTACCATCCCACCGCCAAATTCCCCCCGCTGCCGCTCATCGAAGGGGTCAAGGTCATCAACAGCAATGTGACGGGCGCCGACCAGGAGCAACTCACCACGCAGTACACCGAGAAGGCGGTCGACTTTATTCATCGCCACAAGGACCAGCCGTTTCTGCTGTACCTGCCGCACAGCATGGTGCATGTGCCGCTGTATGTATCGGACAAATTCAAAGGGAAAAGCGAACGCGGCCTGTTCGGCGACGTGGTGATGGAAGTCGACTGGTCGGTGGGCCAGGTGATGGACGCCCTGAAGAAGAACGGCATTGACGACCAGACGCTGGTGATCTTCACCTCGGACAATGGTCCCTGGCTCAGCTATGGCGACCATGCCGGCTCTTCGGGGCCGCTCCGGGAAGGGAAGGGAACCGAGTTTGAAGGCGGCATCCGCGAGCCAACCCTGATGCGCTGGCCCGGCAAGATTCCGGCCGGTCTGTTTTGCGACGAGCTGGCTTCGACGATCGACATTCTGCCGACGGTCGCCAAACTGATCGGCGCCCAACTGCCCGACCATAAAATCGATGGCAAGGATATTCGCCCGCTGATGTTTGGCAAAAAGGACGCCGTGTCCCCGCATGCCGCGTTCTACTGCTACTACAGCGGCGGCGAGCTCCAGGCGGTGCGCGATCGCCAGTGGAAGCTGTTCTTCCCGCACCGGTATCGCACCCTCAACGGTCGGCCGGGCGGAACAGGCGGTACGCCGGTCAACTATGACCACACCATGACCGGCCTGGAGCTTTACGATCTTAAGAACGATGTGGGCGAAACCAGGAATGTCGCCGACGAGCACCCCGAGATTGTCAAGCGACTGCAGCAGGCGGCCGAGGCGGCGCGCGCCGAGCTGGGCGACAAGCTGACCGGGCAAAAAGGAGCTGGCGTGCGACCCGCAGGCCAGATGCAACCGGACGATGTTCGGCTGAAGTGGTAG
- a CDS encoding carboxymuconolactone decarboxylase family protein, producing the protein MGNSPAALNAYLAMSGALAEGDLKPADREAVYLAVSVGNGCQYCVSAHTVIAKKAGLLEEETLAVRRFESPDAKRAALLEFVRKVIAAKGFVADAEIEAVRTAGYSSGQIAEAVGYIGLATFSNLFNHVNDTELDFPAAKELES; encoded by the coding sequence ATGGGGAACAGCCCCGCCGCGCTAAACGCGTACCTCGCCATGTCGGGAGCCCTGGCCGAAGGCGACCTGAAGCCCGCGGATCGCGAAGCCGTGTATCTGGCCGTCAGCGTAGGAAACGGCTGCCAGTACTGCGTCTCGGCGCATACCGTCATCGCCAAAAAAGCAGGGCTCTTGGAAGAGGAGACGCTGGCCGTTCGACGCTTCGAATCCCCCGATGCTAAACGCGCCGCCTTGCTCGAATTTGTCCGGAAAGTAATCGCCGCCAAAGGTTTCGTTGCCGACGCAGAAATCGAGGCCGTGCGAACGGCAGGTTACTCCAGCGGACAGATCGCCGAGGCGGTCGGCTATATCGGTCTGGCGACTTTTTCCAACCTGTTCAATCATGTGAACGACACCGAGCTCGACTTCCCCGCGGCCAAGGAACTGGAGAGCTAG
- a CDS encoding S1C family serine protease, whose translation MNMSIASLVHRAEFRRTCILSMVLCLSLGGASFASAQRVSKNERNHRTVLTAFRDVVATPKRSTVIVINDGKPAALGAIVDTAGYIITKASELHGALVCELDSGEKLPAELLGVHRETDLALLKIEAKDLPVIQWRTADEPLAGSWLATPGPGELPISIGVVGAISREIEAPSGILGILLDQDDKGPRIDQVMPGSGAERAGLLVNDIVTMVNGQLVKTREELIRYVRTFQPGEILKLKVLRNEKSIELAATLGNRSMFDESDKRRDFQNSLGGDLSERRTGFPAAIEHDSVLRPQDCGGPLVDLDGKAVGINIARAGRVSTYSLPASVVLPLIKNLKKGAEELDVSIWRKADGLALGSEVSDRQSNDK comes from the coding sequence ATGAATATGTCGATCGCCTCACTCGTTCACCGCGCAGAGTTTCGACGGACCTGCATTCTGTCGATGGTCCTCTGTTTATCGCTAGGGGGAGCCAGCTTTGCCAGCGCCCAGCGCGTCAGCAAGAATGAACGCAATCATCGCACGGTGTTGACTGCTTTTCGCGACGTGGTCGCCACCCCGAAACGCAGCACCGTCATTGTGATTAACGACGGCAAACCAGCCGCCCTGGGCGCCATTGTTGACACGGCCGGATACATCATTACCAAAGCCAGCGAGCTCCACGGCGCCCTGGTTTGTGAACTGGACAGCGGCGAGAAACTTCCGGCCGAACTGCTGGGCGTGCATCGCGAAACTGACCTGGCGTTACTGAAAATCGAAGCCAAGGATCTGCCCGTCATTCAGTGGCGGACCGCCGACGAACCGCTGGCCGGCAGCTGGCTCGCCACGCCTGGTCCCGGCGAACTGCCGATCAGCATTGGCGTGGTCGGCGCTATTTCTCGCGAGATCGAAGCCCCCAGCGGCATCCTCGGAATCCTCCTCGACCAGGACGACAAAGGACCTCGCATCGACCAGGTGATGCCCGGCTCCGGCGCCGAACGCGCCGGTTTGCTGGTGAACGATATCGTCACCATGGTGAACGGCCAGCTGGTCAAAACCCGCGAAGAACTGATCCGCTACGTCCGCACCTTCCAGCCGGGAGAGATCCTCAAGCTGAAAGTACTGCGGAACGAAAAGTCGATTGAGCTGGCCGCCACCCTGGGCAATCGCAGCATGTTCGACGAATCGGACAAACGCCGCGATTTCCAGAATTCGCTAGGCGGCGATTTAAGCGAACGCCGCACCGGTTTCCCGGCGGCCATTGAACACGACAGCGTTCTCCGCCCCCAGGATTGCGGCGGTCCGCTCGTCGATCTCGATGGCAAAGCAGTCGGCATCAACATCGCCAGGGCGGGACGCGTCTCGACCTATTCGCTGCCGGCTTCGGTCGTCCTGCCGCTTATCAAGAACCTGAAGAAGGGCGCCGAAGAGCTCGATGTCTCGATCTGGCGCAAAGCCGACGGCCTGGCGCTAGGCAGCGAGGTCTCCGACCGCCAGTCGAACGACAAGTAA